AATGCGACATTGATTTTCTTCAGAAATCGTCCGCGAATTCGGACACGAAAAGCGTTCCACCTGAAAGTACGGGGAATCGATCAGAAATTCGGACTGATTGGAATTATTCTGCGGACTCAAGCCGGAAGAAACCGGTTCCACGGGACCGCATTCAAAATCGATGCATTCCAGAGCTTCTTTCAGATGCAATTCCCGAGGCTGGCCGTTTTCATCAACCCAGCCCCAGTCATGAATGCGATACGTCAAATCGCTGGATTGCTGAATCTCAGCCACAAGGATCCCGTCTCCAAGAGCATGAATTGTTCCAGCGGGAATGTAATAAACCTCGCCTTGTTTCGGCTCGATACGATGCAGACAGGACGTGATGTTTCCGGCAGCAAGGGCTTTGACGAAGTCGTTTCGAGTAATGCCCGATTTTAGCCCGGCATACAGCCAGCTGTCTTTTGCCGCCTCAAGGATCACCCAGGCTTCCGTTTTGCCGTTTTGTTCTCCCGCAATTCTCATCGCCTGATCGTCATTGGGATGAACCTGTAGAGAGCTGGCTTGATGGCTGTCCAGATATTTCATCAAGAGCGGAAACTGGTTAACCTCGCTGAATTCCTCAGGAGACTCTTTAACTAACTCATTCAAAGTTTTACCTGCATGAGGCCCCGATTGAACGACGCTTTGGGATTCCCCCATGTCGCAAATTTCCCA
The genomic region above belongs to Rubinisphaera italica and contains:
- a CDS encoding type I phosphomannose isomerase catalytic subunit, coding for MEPLQFTPILKCRRWGGRKLGDRLGKSLEERQDYAESWEICDMGESQSVVQSGPHAGKTLNELVKESPEEFSEVNQFPLLMKYLDSHQASSLQVHPNDDQAMRIAGEQNGKTEAWVILEAAKDSWLYAGLKSGITRNDFVKALAAGNITSCLHRIEPKQGEVYYIPAGTIHALGDGILVAEIQQSSDLTYRIHDWGWVDENGQPRELHLKEALECIDFECGPVEPVSSGLSPQNNSNQSEFLIDSPYFQVERFSCPNSRTISEENQCRILMVLEGACKIATDATSYRCETGSTLLLPASCPEVVIESETDDGCQILLTRVV